In Paraburkholderia bryophila, a single genomic region encodes these proteins:
- a CDS encoding NAD(P)-dependent oxidoreductase — translation MSKQLKIALFGATGMIGSRIAAEAARRGHQVTALVRNPARVPAGVANLTAVQADVLDAASVGAAVRGHDVVASAYSPPQGEAAMVGTATRALVDGVRAAGVKRLVVVGGAGSLEVAPGKQLVDTEGFPDAYKAVALAHRDVLTYYRSVTDLDWTFFAPAALIAPGERTGTFRTGTNTLLADAEGNSRISAEDYAVAFVDELEQGRFIHQIATVAY, via the coding sequence ATGAGCAAGCAATTGAAGATCGCGTTGTTTGGCGCCACCGGCATGATCGGTTCGCGAATCGCCGCGGAAGCGGCCCGTCGTGGGCACCAGGTGACGGCGCTGGTGCGCAACCCGGCGCGTGTCCCGGCCGGCGTGGCGAATCTGACCGCGGTGCAGGCCGATGTGCTCGACGCGGCGAGCGTTGGCGCCGCGGTGCGGGGGCATGACGTGGTGGCGAGCGCGTATTCGCCGCCGCAAGGGGAGGCCGCGATGGTGGGCACGGCGACCCGGGCCCTGGTGGACGGCGTGCGCGCAGCGGGCGTGAAGCGCCTCGTGGTGGTGGGCGGCGCGGGTTCGCTCGAAGTCGCGCCGGGCAAACAACTGGTCGACACGGAAGGCTTCCCGGACGCGTACAAAGCGGTCGCGCTCGCGCATCGCGACGTGCTGACTTACTACCGAAGCGTCACCGATCTCGACTGGACGTTCTTCGCGCCGGCCGCGCTGATCGCCCCGGGCGAGCGTACGGGCACGTTCCGCACCGGCACGAACACGCTGCTGGCCGATGCGGAAGGCAACAGCCGCATTTCGGCGGAAGACTATGCAGTCGCCTTCGTCGACGAATTGGAGCAGGGCCGTTTCATTCATCAGATCGCGACGGTGGCGTATTGA
- a CDS encoding Rrf2 family transcriptional regulator encodes MNTSSRFAFAVHVLALLSLQEGVPLSSEMIAGSVNTNPALIRRLLSMLAEAGLTTSQLGAGGGALLARPPEQISLLEVYRAVDDGQLFALHREEPNPACMVGRHIQGVLRGIIDDAQLAMEASLGARTLADATADVVRAERQRERKRRAHHASGDVAKK; translated from the coding sequence GTGAATACGAGTAGCCGGTTTGCATTTGCGGTGCACGTGCTCGCGCTGCTGTCGTTGCAGGAGGGCGTGCCGCTGTCGTCCGAGATGATCGCGGGCAGCGTCAACACCAATCCCGCGTTGATCCGGCGGCTGTTGTCCATGCTGGCCGAGGCGGGCCTCACCACCTCGCAGCTCGGCGCGGGCGGCGGCGCGCTACTCGCGCGGCCGCCGGAGCAGATCAGCTTGCTCGAGGTGTATCGCGCGGTGGACGACGGACAATTATTTGCATTGCATCGCGAGGAGCCGAATCCGGCGTGCATGGTTGGGCGCCATATCCAGGGTGTGCTGCGCGGCATCATCGATGACGCGCAACTGGCCATGGAGGCATCGCTCGGCGCACGGACGCTGGCCGATGCCACGGCCGACGTAGTGCGGGCCGAGCGGCAGCGGGAACGCAAGCGGCGCGCGCATCACGCTAGCGGGGACGTCGCGAAGAAGTAG
- a CDS encoding DJ-1/PfpI family protein, with protein MAAKKILFLTGDFAEDYETMVPFQALQAVGHIVDAVCPNKKAGDRIKTAIHDFEGDQTYTEKPGHLFALNATFDDADPRQYDALAIAGGRAPEYLRLNPKVIELVRQFAEAGKPIAAICHAAQLLAAADVIRGKRISAYPACAPEVKMAGGDYADIPVDAAITDANFVTAPAWPAHPEWLRQFLVLLGTRIEL; from the coding sequence ATGGCAGCAAAGAAGATCCTGTTCCTGACCGGCGACTTCGCCGAGGATTACGAAACGATGGTGCCGTTCCAGGCACTGCAGGCAGTCGGCCATATCGTCGACGCCGTGTGCCCGAACAAGAAGGCGGGCGATCGCATCAAGACGGCGATCCACGATTTTGAAGGCGACCAGACCTACACCGAGAAACCGGGTCATCTGTTCGCGCTCAACGCCACGTTCGACGACGCCGACCCGCGTCAGTACGATGCGCTGGCCATCGCCGGCGGCCGCGCGCCGGAGTATCTGCGGCTCAATCCGAAGGTAATCGAACTGGTGCGGCAATTCGCCGAAGCAGGCAAGCCGATCGCAGCAATCTGCCACGCCGCGCAACTGCTGGCCGCCGCCGACGTGATTCGCGGCAAGCGCATCTCGGCCTACCCGGCCTGCGCGCCTGAAGTGAAAATGGCCGGCGGCGATTACGCCGACATTCCGGTCGACGCCGCGATCACCGACGCCAACTTCGTCACCGCGCCTGCATGGCCGGCGCATCCGGAATGGCTGCGTCAATTCCTCGTGCTGCTCGGCACCCGGATCGAACTCTGA
- a CDS encoding sensor histidine kinase — protein MRLTTKGLLLIAIPALFELALLSGLVKAQSDAAQAERWAIHSEEVLRQTTAILDPVLGESVALRGAVLANDAHFVTPVMVWMDVDRRIDQLADLVADNPAQVERVVQVRQAAQAYRQWSDRVQDMLHSGRRRDVLDRFRDLAPADVLDRFRQQVAAFQSEERRLDALRSNAAESARERQQILVVAAVLGSLLFVALAVWLFTRGVRGRLALLSDNAGRLAGNEPLAPIGPGRDEIARLDLTLHETSRRLLEAERIQARFQADLARRAGELARINETLRQQTQENEMFIYSVSHDLRAPLVNLQGFSKELIRACDELRAAVRESSLGTEARQRIERVVDEDIGEALHYLQTAVLRASHIIDALLRLSRVGRVEYRQQKVEVRDIVPRVIDAMQGSIRARHAHVSVHDLPAVWGDPTALEQVFANLIGNAVNYLDPAREGRIEIGTTAAPPGVHSLRIFYVRDNGLGIPTVALPRLFNAFQRLHGNTVAGEGIGLALVRRVVERHGGRVWAESKEGVGTTFYLSLPEAEARSAQLAAESRAAPAAAAPGVQPIRGPRDRSLDFEGRDRPNLIVNGSAANHVVEAKPGVSAG, from the coding sequence ATGAGACTGACCACCAAAGGCCTGTTGCTGATCGCAATTCCGGCCCTCTTCGAACTGGCGCTTCTGTCCGGCCTGGTCAAGGCGCAGTCGGACGCGGCGCAAGCGGAGCGCTGGGCGATCCATAGCGAAGAAGTGCTGCGCCAGACTACCGCGATTCTCGATCCGGTGCTCGGCGAATCCGTGGCGCTGCGCGGCGCGGTGCTTGCCAACGACGCTCACTTCGTCACGCCGGTCATGGTGTGGATGGACGTCGACCGGCGTATCGATCAACTGGCCGACCTGGTCGCCGACAACCCGGCGCAGGTCGAGCGGGTCGTGCAGGTGCGCCAGGCGGCGCAGGCTTATCGCCAATGGTCGGACCGCGTGCAGGACATGCTGCATTCCGGGCGACGGCGCGATGTGCTCGATCGTTTTCGCGACCTCGCGCCGGCCGACGTGCTCGATCGTTTCCGGCAGCAGGTGGCGGCATTCCAGTCTGAAGAACGACGCCTCGACGCCCTTCGCTCGAACGCCGCGGAATCCGCGCGCGAACGTCAGCAGATTCTCGTGGTCGCGGCGGTGCTCGGCTCGTTGCTGTTCGTCGCGCTGGCCGTCTGGCTATTTACGCGCGGCGTGCGCGGCCGGCTCGCCTTGCTGTCCGACAACGCCGGACGCTTGGCCGGCAATGAGCCGCTGGCGCCGATCGGCCCGGGCCGCGACGAAATCGCCCGGCTCGATCTGACCTTGCACGAGACCAGCCGGCGCCTGCTCGAAGCCGAGCGGATCCAGGCGCGCTTTCAGGCTGACCTCGCGCGCCGCGCCGGCGAACTCGCGCGAATCAACGAAACCTTGCGGCAACAGACTCAGGAAAACGAAATGTTCATCTACAGCGTGTCGCACGATCTGCGCGCGCCGCTGGTGAATCTGCAGGGCTTTTCGAAAGAGCTGATCCGCGCGTGCGACGAACTGCGCGCGGCGGTGCGCGAGTCGTCGCTCGGCACGGAGGCGCGGCAGCGTATCGAACGGGTGGTCGACGAGGACATCGGCGAAGCGTTGCACTATCTGCAGACGGCCGTGCTGCGCGCGTCGCACATTATCGACGCGCTGTTGCGGCTGTCGCGCGTCGGCCGGGTCGAGTACCGGCAGCAGAAGGTCGAGGTGCGCGATATCGTGCCGCGCGTGATCGACGCCATGCAAGGCTCGATCCGGGCGCGGCATGCGCATGTCAGCGTGCATGACTTGCCCGCGGTGTGGGGCGATCCGACCGCGCTCGAGCAGGTGTTCGCGAACCTGATCGGCAATGCGGTGAACTATCTCGACCCGGCGCGCGAAGGCCGGATCGAGATCGGTACGACGGCAGCACCGCCGGGCGTCCACTCGCTGCGAATCTTCTACGTGCGGGACAACGGGTTGGGAATTCCGACGGTCGCGTTGCCGCGTTTATTCAATGCGTTTCAGCGACTGCACGGCAATACGGTGGCCGGCGAGGGGATTGGTCTGGCGCTCGTGCGCCGCGTGGTGGAGCGTCACGGTGGACGCGTCTGGGCGGAATCGAAAGAAGGCGTGGGCACGACGTTTTATCTGTCGCTGCCCGAAGCCGAGGCGAGGTCGGCGCAACTGGCTGCCGAGTCGCGCGCTGCACCGGCAGCGGCCGCGCCTGGCGTTCAACCGATTCGCGGACCGCGCGATCGGTCGCTGGACTTCGAGGGGCGCGACCGTCCGAACCTGATCGTGAACGGTAGTGCGGCAAACCATGTCGTGGAGGCGAAACCGGGTGTCAGCGCGGGTTGA
- a CDS encoding ammonium transporter, producing MESLKTGTDTLFLLLGAAMVLAMHAGFAFLELGTVRKKNQVNALVKILVDFSVSTIAYFFIGYTIAYGVQFFGSAETLAAHNGYALVRFFFLLTFAAAIPAIVSGGIAERSKFNPQLFATFVLVGFVYPFFEGIAWNGRFGIQDWLTHVFGVPFHDFAGSVVVHAFGGWVALPAVLLLGPRHGRYHRDGGIAAHPPSNIPFLALGAWVLAVGWFGFNVMSAQTVDKISGLVAVNSLMAMVGGTLTAWLAGRNDPGFTYNGPLAGLVAVCAGSDLMHPLGALVTGGIAGVLFVYMFTCVQNRWRIDDVLGVWPLHGLCGAWGGLAAGIFGLRALGGMGGVSFGAQLVGTLGGIAVATLGGTLVYGAIRLTVGLRLDQEEEYNGADLSIHRISATSE from the coding sequence ATGGAAAGTCTGAAAACCGGCACCGATACCCTGTTTCTTTTGCTCGGCGCCGCCATGGTGCTGGCCATGCACGCGGGGTTCGCGTTTCTCGAACTCGGTACGGTCCGCAAAAAGAATCAGGTCAATGCGCTCGTCAAAATTCTGGTGGATTTTTCGGTCTCGACCATCGCGTATTTCTTCATCGGCTACACCATCGCTTATGGCGTGCAGTTCTTCGGCAGCGCCGAAACATTGGCCGCGCATAACGGCTACGCGCTGGTGCGCTTCTTCTTCCTGCTGACCTTCGCCGCCGCGATTCCGGCGATCGTGTCGGGCGGCATCGCCGAGCGCTCGAAATTCAATCCGCAACTGTTCGCGACCTTCGTGCTGGTCGGCTTCGTTTATCCGTTTTTCGAAGGGATCGCCTGGAACGGACGCTTCGGTATTCAGGACTGGCTGACTCACGTGTTCGGCGTGCCGTTCCACGACTTCGCCGGTTCCGTGGTGGTGCACGCGTTCGGCGGCTGGGTCGCGCTGCCGGCCGTGCTGCTACTGGGCCCGCGGCACGGTCGCTACCATCGCGACGGCGGCATCGCCGCGCATCCGCCGTCGAATATTCCGTTTCTCGCGCTGGGCGCGTGGGTGCTGGCGGTCGGCTGGTTCGGCTTCAACGTGATGAGCGCGCAAACCGTCGACAAAATCAGCGGTCTCGTCGCCGTCAATTCGTTGATGGCGATGGTCGGCGGCACGCTGACCGCGTGGCTCGCGGGCCGCAACGACCCAGGCTTTACGTACAACGGGCCGCTGGCCGGTCTGGTAGCGGTGTGCGCCGGCTCCGATCTGATGCACCCGCTGGGTGCGCTGGTGACGGGCGGTATCGCCGGCGTGCTGTTTGTTTATATGTTCACCTGCGTGCAGAACCGCTGGCGGATCGACGACGTACTCGGCGTGTGGCCGCTGCATGGACTGTGCGGCGCGTGGGGCGGGCTTGCGGCGGGCATCTTCGGTCTGCGCGCGCTGGGCGGCATGGGCGGCGTGTCGTTCGGCGCGCAACTGGTCGGCACGCTGGGCGGCATCGCGGTCGCGACGCTCGGCGGCACGCTGGTGTATGGCGCGATTCGCCTGACGGTGGGCTTGCGGCTCGATCAGGAGGAGGAATACAACGGCGCGGATCTGTCGATTCACCGGATCTCGGCGACGTCGGAGTAA
- a CDS encoding DUF190 domain-containing protein — translation MTKGYQLTFYTEQNRRHGHQPVVEWLLSVARHAGILGATVVAAAEGVGHAGARHAARFFELADQPQQVIFAVTEGEAETLLAVVRQGGVPVFYTLCPIEFGMLGSADLACRPESARR, via the coding sequence ATGACGAAAGGGTACCAACTCACGTTCTACACGGAGCAGAACCGGCGCCACGGCCATCAACCGGTGGTCGAGTGGTTGCTGTCCGTCGCGCGGCACGCGGGCATTCTCGGTGCGACCGTCGTGGCCGCGGCCGAAGGTGTCGGTCACGCGGGCGCGCGTCATGCCGCGCGGTTCTTCGAACTGGCGGATCAACCGCAGCAGGTGATTTTCGCGGTCACCGAGGGCGAGGCGGAAACGCTGCTCGCCGTCGTTCGGCAGGGCGGCGTGCCGGTGTTCTATACGCTCTGCCCGATCGAATTCGGCATGCTCGGCAGCGCTGATCTGGCGTGCCGCCCGGAGTCGGCGCGCCGCTAG
- the crcB gene encoding fluoride efflux transporter CrcB gives MYWSILAVAIGGALGSLFRWFLGIRLNGLFSGLPLGTFAANVIAGYVIGVAVAGFARAPQIAPEWRLFVITGLMGGLSTFSTFSAEVVQRLQDGRLGWAAGEIALHVGASLLMTMLGIATVSLLSR, from the coding sequence ATGTATTGGTCCATTCTCGCCGTCGCCATTGGCGGCGCACTCGGTTCGCTATTCCGCTGGTTTCTCGGCATCCGCCTGAACGGCCTATTCAGCGGCCTGCCGCTCGGCACGTTCGCCGCCAATGTGATCGCCGGCTATGTGATCGGCGTCGCGGTCGCCGGCTTCGCGCGCGCGCCGCAGATCGCGCCGGAATGGCGGCTGTTCGTCATCACGGGTCTGATGGGCGGCCTGTCTACCTTCTCCACCTTTTCCGCGGAAGTCGTGCAACGCCTGCAGGACGGCCGGCTCGGCTGGGCAGCGGGCGAGATCGCCCTTCACGTCGGCGCGTCGCTGCTGATGACGATGCTCGGTATCGCCACCGTCTCGCTGCTGTCGCGGTAA
- a CDS encoding TMEM165/GDT1 family protein, with product MQSFLVSTSVVGLAEIGDKTQLLSLVLAARYRKPIPIVLGVFVATLINHACSGALGAWLASVIRPEIMNWAVVASFAVMAVWILIPDKLDDADTVPMKDSMGVFGTTAITFFIAEMGDKTQIVTVALAARFHEFFGVVAGTTLGMMLANVPVIYLGHKFADRLPTKAVHILAAIIFVVLGGLALRTALYPDAHPMF from the coding sequence ATGCAATCATTCCTCGTCTCCACAAGCGTGGTCGGGCTCGCCGAAATCGGCGACAAGACCCAGTTGCTGTCGCTGGTTCTCGCCGCGCGGTATCGCAAACCCATCCCGATCGTGCTTGGCGTGTTTGTCGCGACCCTGATCAATCACGCCTGCTCCGGCGCGCTAGGCGCCTGGCTTGCCAGCGTCATCCGGCCGGAGATCATGAACTGGGCGGTGGTTGCGTCGTTCGCGGTCATGGCGGTGTGGATTCTTATCCCCGACAAGCTCGACGACGCCGACACCGTCCCCATGAAAGATTCGATGGGCGTATTCGGCACGACCGCGATCACGTTCTTCATCGCGGAAATGGGCGATAAGACGCAAATCGTGACGGTCGCGCTGGCGGCGCGATTCCACGAATTTTTCGGTGTGGTGGCCGGCACGACGCTGGGCATGATGCTGGCCAACGTGCCGGTGATCTATCTGGGACACAAGTTCGCCGACCGCCTGCCGACGAAGGCCGTGCATATACTGGCGGCGATCATCTTCGTGGTACTCGGCGGCCTGGCGTTGCGCACGGCGCTTTACCCCGACGCTCACCCGATGTTCTGA
- a CDS encoding cation diffusion facilitator family transporter, translating to MSERMSDEALRRMASVIALAVALGLVVVKVWAWLATDSISLLTSAADGLVDVVASSVTFAGVRYAARPADRGHRYGHGKAEAVAAFVQALLLAGAALGLGVESIHRLFVPQALNQTGFGIWVIVGSSVIAAGLVGMQTLVVRRTGSTAIAADRAHYVTDVAVNLAVLVALLLERFLGWTRADAIGALAISVYMLWNARGMAAHALLQLLDRELDEAERARIEAAVLGCDGVKGLHDMRTRNGGDRFFVEFHVEVDGSLTVEEGHTIGDNAEKAVQRLFQAADVVAHLEPAGIKDERLDDLVA from the coding sequence ATGTCCGAACGCATGTCCGACGAAGCACTTCGACGCATGGCCTCCGTGATCGCGCTCGCGGTCGCGCTGGGGCTGGTCGTCGTCAAGGTGTGGGCGTGGCTGGCAACGGACTCCATTTCCCTGCTGACCTCCGCGGCCGATGGGCTGGTGGACGTCGTGGCGTCCTCGGTGACCTTTGCGGGCGTCCGCTATGCCGCGCGGCCCGCCGATCGCGGGCATCGCTACGGTCACGGCAAAGCGGAAGCGGTCGCCGCCTTCGTCCAGGCGCTACTGCTGGCAGGCGCCGCACTCGGACTCGGCGTGGAGTCGATTCATCGTCTGTTCGTGCCTCAGGCGTTGAACCAGACGGGATTCGGCATCTGGGTGATCGTGGGCAGTTCCGTGATCGCGGCCGGACTCGTCGGTATGCAAACGCTCGTGGTCCGGCGCACCGGTTCCACCGCGATCGCCGCCGACCGGGCTCACTATGTGACCGACGTGGCCGTCAATCTCGCGGTGCTGGTCGCGCTTCTGCTCGAACGCTTTCTCGGCTGGACGCGTGCCGATGCCATCGGCGCACTGGCCATCTCCGTGTACATGCTGTGGAACGCGCGGGGCATGGCAGCGCATGCGCTACTGCAACTGCTCGACCGCGAACTCGATGAAGCGGAGCGCGCGCGAATCGAAGCCGCGGTGCTCGGTTGCGACGGCGTGAAAGGCCTGCACGACATGCGGACTCGCAATGGCGGAGATCGGTTCTTCGTCGAGTTTCATGTGGAAGTCGACGGATCGCTGACGGTTGAAGAAGGCCATACGATCGGCGACAACGCCGAAAAAGCGGTGCAGCGTTTATTCCAGGCCGCCGACGTTGTCGCCCATCTCGAGCCTGCGGGGATCAAGGACGAACGGCTGGACGACCTCGTCGCCTAG
- the mntP gene encoding manganese efflux pump MntP encodes MNPVATLFLAFAMSTDAFAAAIGKGATLHRPHWREALRTGLIFGVIEALTPLVGWFIGRAAAQYVSAWDHWIAFTLLAILGTRMIRNGFKASEADEKKPAAHSFWLLALTGFATSIDAMAVGAGLAFVDVNIYSTAAAIGLATATMVTIGVLLGRVIGDVVGKRAEMAGGVVLIGIGCVILVEHLQLL; translated from the coding sequence ATGAATCCCGTCGCCACGCTGTTCCTTGCTTTCGCCATGTCCACCGACGCCTTCGCAGCCGCTATCGGCAAAGGCGCCACGCTGCATCGCCCGCACTGGCGCGAAGCGCTACGCACAGGTCTTATCTTCGGCGTGATCGAAGCGTTGACGCCGCTGGTCGGGTGGTTCATCGGCAGAGCGGCGGCGCAATACGTTTCCGCGTGGGATCACTGGATCGCGTTCACGCTGCTGGCCATCCTCGGCACCCGCATGATCCGCAACGGCTTCAAGGCCAGCGAAGCCGATGAGAAGAAACCGGCCGCGCACTCGTTCTGGTTGCTGGCACTCACCGGCTTCGCCACGAGTATCGACGCCATGGCGGTCGGCGCGGGTCTCGCTTTCGTCGACGTCAACATTTACTCCACTGCGGCGGCAATCGGTCTGGCTACGGCGACGATGGTCACGATCGGCGTGCTGCTCGGCCGCGTGATCGGCGATGTGGTCGGCAAGCGCGCGGAAATGGCGGGCGGTGTGGTGTTGATCGGGATTGGCTGCGTCATTCTCGTTGAGCATTTGCAGTTGCTCTGA
- a CDS encoding DUF1571 domain-containing protein, protein MRGNRHSGSRIKSDRGFIAVVAMCVALLVSLTARAAPADEVLRAAPVRCNDEAASGANGGDLAGFACLSAGEQANVIRERIDDGTLGAMPDSRVIALIDAMKPEAIVAYTRVTIGAGSSYEYWMRRRERVNGKWPTQADHMEVYCQDSPQRVYVKWLPDGAHAGQEIIYDETRDPTRFLGHFGGAWHFLSGRFQVDGTFARTQSRHSVRDLGLQFVVHTLEHEEGSFEAEGLSAKPSRVEVETVNGKRLLALTWDASDGPPAHFAPRVTLTFDLHRPQLHSVIAADAAGVPLEEIDFEQIVPHTWTDEAFDPHNPSYDFR, encoded by the coding sequence ATGCGTGGTAATAGACATTCCGGCAGTCGCATTAAATCGGATCGCGGTTTCATTGCCGTGGTGGCCATGTGCGTTGCGCTGCTGGTTTCGCTGACGGCGCGCGCCGCGCCCGCCGACGAGGTTCTACGCGCAGCGCCGGTACGCTGCAATGACGAAGCGGCGTCGGGCGCGAACGGTGGCGATCTGGCCGGCTTCGCCTGTTTGTCGGCGGGAGAGCAGGCAAACGTCATCCGTGAACGCATTGACGACGGCACGCTCGGCGCCATGCCGGACTCACGCGTGATCGCACTGATCGACGCAATGAAGCCGGAAGCGATCGTGGCCTATACCCGCGTCACGATTGGCGCCGGCAGCTCGTACGAATACTGGATGCGGCGTCGCGAACGTGTGAACGGGAAATGGCCGACGCAAGCCGATCATATGGAGGTCTACTGTCAGGACAGTCCGCAACGCGTGTACGTCAAATGGCTGCCGGATGGCGCGCATGCGGGGCAGGAGATCATCTACGACGAGACCCGCGACCCGACACGTTTCCTGGGACATTTTGGCGGCGCGTGGCACTTCCTGTCCGGCAGATTTCAGGTGGACGGCACGTTTGCAAGAACCCAGTCACGCCATAGCGTGCGCGATCTCGGCTTGCAGTTCGTCGTCCACACGCTCGAACACGAAGAGGGCAGTTTCGAAGCGGAAGGCCTGAGCGCAAAACCGTCTCGTGTCGAAGTTGAGACTGTGAACGGCAAGCGGCTGCTCGCGCTCACCTGGGACGCGTCAGATGGGCCGCCCGCGCATTTCGCGCCACGCGTGACGCTGACCTTCGATCTGCACCGCCCGCAACTGCACAGCGTGATCGCGGCGGATGCGGCCGGCGTGCCGCTCGAAGAGATCGACTTCGAGCAAATCGTGCCTCATACATGGACGGACGAAGCCTTCGACCCGCACAACCCGAGCTACGATTTCCGCTAG
- a CDS encoding IclR family transcriptional regulator, whose product MNRPKPSRPDADPLKDKDGSSEEVTALARGLTVLRAVAAADAPLSNRELTELTGIPKPTVSRITATLVGAGFLFRLPDSERFVLTSSVLELSNGFLRNFDIRARARPFLIALAERTALSVHLAVRDRLDMVVIDAIRPRSAVLVSRLEIGSRMNLSRTAIGRAYLAALAPADRDKLLIGLQAAEGDDWGHVGSRLDAALEDTIERGYAIATGEWHNGLNAIALGFTGPSGERYAVNCGGSADQCPRDWLISRAAPALLECVEQIMLEIGGTPGRRLDT is encoded by the coding sequence ATGAACAGACCTAAGCCCTCCCGGCCCGACGCGGATCCGCTGAAAGACAAAGACGGTTCGAGCGAAGAAGTCACCGCGCTGGCCCGCGGTCTGACCGTATTGCGCGCAGTCGCCGCAGCCGACGCGCCGCTCAGCAATCGCGAGCTGACCGAGTTGACCGGCATTCCCAAGCCGACCGTTTCGCGCATCACCGCCACGCTGGTCGGCGCGGGTTTTCTGTTCCGGCTGCCGGACAGCGAGCGCTTCGTGCTGACCTCGTCGGTGCTGGAGTTGAGCAACGGCTTTCTGCGCAACTTCGACATCCGGGCGCGCGCACGGCCGTTCCTGATCGCGCTCGCCGAACGCACCGCGCTGTCCGTGCATCTGGCCGTGCGCGACCGTCTCGACATGGTCGTGATCGACGCGATCCGGCCGCGTTCGGCGGTGCTCGTGTCGCGCCTCGAAATCGGCTCGCGGATGAATCTGAGCCGCACCGCAATCGGTCGCGCGTATCTGGCGGCGCTTGCGCCGGCGGATCGGGACAAACTGCTGATCGGCCTGCAGGCCGCCGAAGGCGACGACTGGGGCCACGTCGGAAGCCGGCTTGATGCGGCGCTGGAGGACACCATCGAACGCGGTTACGCGATCGCCACCGGCGAATGGCACAACGGCCTGAACGCGATTGCACTGGGCTTCACCGGCCCCTCGGGTGAGCGCTATGCGGTCAACTGCGGTGGCTCCGCCGACCAGTGTCCGCGCGACTGGCTGATTTCGCGCGCGGCGCCTGCCCTGCTCGAATGCGTCGAGCAAATCATGCTCGAAATCGGCGGCACGCCGGGGCGGCGGCTCGACACCTGA